The window GTTGAGGCATTTTTTACATAGGCTTATTTACCCAGACAGGCTGCCAGGCGCTGGTTTACATCATCCCAGTTAATCAAATTCCACCAGGCTTCCACAAAGGCCGGCCGCTTGTTCTGATATTTTAAGTAATAGGCATGCTCCCAGAGATCCAGGGCCAACAGAGGCGTAACACCCCATTGGGTCAGATTCTGGTGCTTTTCCGCCGTAAGAATTTCCAGCTTTTTAAAGACCGGATTGTAGCAGAGCAGGGTCCAGCCGGAACCTTCAACTGCCACCGCAGCCGCAGAGAATTGCTTTTTAAAGGTTTCAAAGCTGCCAAAATATTGGTCAATTTTTTCCGCCACCAATCCTGTGGCGGGACCACCGCCCGCGGGCTTCATATTGTCCCAGAACAGGGTATGCAGGATATGTCCGGAACCGTGGAAAGCCAGTTCCCTCTCCCAGTGTTTAACCAGGGCAAAATCTCCCTTCTCCCTGGCTTCGGCCAGTTTGGCCTCGGCATTATTTAAGCCATCCACATATGCCTTGTGGTGAGCGTCATGATGCAGTCTTACGGTTTGCTCATCGTAATGGGGTTCCAGAGCATTGTAATCATAGGGTAAAGCCGGCAGTTCATGTTTCATGTTTCTTCTTCCTCCATTTCAAAAAAAAATCGAATCTATAATCTGTATTATAATACACTGTGGCAATTTATTTATTACGCTTTCATTGCATTCTTCTTAACTTTTTTAGCAGTCTTCCCGGAAAGTTTTACAAAAGGCCTCGGCCAAAACCATTACATGATCCATAAATTCCGGGGTAAACATCACGTCTTCCCGAATAAAAAATCTAGGATCTTCCATATAAACTGAAACAGGGTGGCGGCCAAATACATGGATAAATTGCTCTGATGACAATATCGTCACGTATAACACCTCCTGTAATAGAGCATACCAACCTAAAGTAAAAATGCAATGAAAATCTAATGATTTAAAGATTAAATTTGCATTACTTGATTTTCCACCACACCCCGGTACTATTTACAGTAGGGGCTTTGTCTGGTTTAATTATAAACAGATGTTTTTGATTAGGGAGGTAATGGCATGAGTGGAGAAAAATCATCCTGTGGCTGCGGCAGCAGACCGCGTAAAATTTCCAAGGGACTGCTTACCAGAGTGGCTAATTACATTCGAGATAAATCTATGGACGGCTATTGTGAGAAAAGCGTTGAGCAAATTGCCGATGAAATGGGTCTCCTGCTCCCCTCCATCCTGGTGGATGCGCTGGAACAATTGGAACAGAAAGGAACCATTCAAGTAAAGGTCCGGGGCCGGGAACTGACAGACCCCAGCACCTTTGTTTATATCGGGGACGATGAAGTGACCCGCCTGCTTTCAACCACCGTTCTGCTGGGAAAGGATCTGGAAAGCTCCCTGAAAGACAACCCGCAATTTATGGAGTATAAGCAAAAAGTGAATGAAATGATCAACATCATGGAGCAGCAAACCCAGGACGTCCAGGAACATCAAGCCTTTAAAAACGGCGTCGTTAAACAGTACGAGGCCCAGGACGGTGTTTACCACATCATTTCCAAGACCAAGCTGAATATCAGTCTAAAATAAGAAAAAACCCCTTGCCGTTCAAAGAACCTGGCAGGGGGTTCCTGCTTACCAATAGGACTTAAAAGTAATCCGAGAAATAAGGCGTTTGCTGTTCAATGGCATCTTCCAGCATGTCAACTGTTTCCGCGCTGCAGGAAAGGCGACCGATTTTAAGCAGATAATCCGGCCTTTTATAACCCAGCAGCATGGTTGTCATGGTTTGGATATCTATCTGCGATTTGCTGCTTCCCTCCACACGCGCTATCTTGCCTTTGCCATCGGGATGTATGCATATGGCAAAGGTACCCTGATTCCACGGCAGCAGCGGATCGTCAAGCGTAAAAGTCCATCTGCGCTCCCTGTTGTCAGGCTTAAAGGGGTATTGGCTAATAAATTGCTCCACATCCACAATACGGGCCATGTAATAAGGAGAAATGGTTTCTTTAATATCCGCGTCTTCCAACAGAAAAGCCAGCGGCTCATCCGTATGAATATTGCCTACCACCTTTGTAATCATGGAAAAATGGGCGCTGATAAAATTCCACAGCCCGCTGCGGGCTTCCTCGTTGATAAATATCATATCTTTAATATGAAACACTTCGTTTGAAATCCAGTAAAGCACATACCCGTCGGGCTGTCCGCCTTCGTTGTAGTAAATAGCAGCGGTCAGATCGTCAAGATCCCACCGCCAATATTCATCCCATGCTAAATCGTTACGCAGCATGGCGCCATGGGTCTGATGGGCAAAACGTTCATAAGCCAGCTTTAAATTATGATTTTCAATATCAACACGCTCAACCTCTCCGGGCACCGTTTTGATTTTGGGCAGTTGAAAGTCGTTCACTTCAAAAGTGATCTTATCTGAAATGATTTCCCATCCTTTGCGACGGTAGTACGGGATCGAATAAGGATAAAGATAAGAAATTGACTGTTTTTTCTCCCGCATGTTCGTCAGTGCCTGTTGCAGCAGCTTGTGCATCAAGCCCTGATTGGAGTATTCCGGAAAAGTTCCTACGCCGGTGAGCCCGCCCATATCATAGGTCTTATTGAATATTCTCACCTGAAAAGGATAAACCGCCACCTGGGACACCAGTTTTTCTCCGTCAAACCACCCCAAAACATCCGCCTGTTCCAGCACCGGAGATTTGGCAAGAATGATGTCTCTTTCTTCCCAGCCAATCTTATGTAAATCGTTATCGGTCACCTGAAAAACATACCGCAGCAATTGATTATATTGCTCTAAATGTTCTATGCCGACCTTTTTCATTTTCAATCTTTTTTTCCGACTCATAAAAACCCACTTCCACTAAACTGTGTCCCGTTCTTTTTACAAGCATTGGTGAAACCAATATATAAAATAAAACATTTGTTAAATTAACAATATTTTCAAGTTAAGTATAACATAGAATACTATGGTATACCAATATAGTTTTATCTAAAACAGTATTAATACAGATCTTTCAATAAGATTATTGTATATATTTTATCAACATTGTACAATTAATTCGCAAATTAATTTAAATAACAGCTAGGTCCATTATATTCCCCATATCCTCACAAACTTTTTGAGTTCCTTGATTACAGTTTTTCTGGGTTGCTATAATATCTTTACCCAAATGGTAAAACTTCCAAAACCGTATTCTTCTATGCCAATTTTAAAGACATTCCCTCTTATCCGATATCTTTTAGTGAATTAACATATTCCTTTTTACCCTTCAGATTTTGGACCAGCCTTTCATCTGTCGTCCACAGTTCACAAGTCTCCCCTGTTCGCCACTTTATCTCCTCCGAAACTGCCAAAAATGCTGCATCATATAACGTTGGCAAGTTAAAGTAACGACTAATTTTCCAGGCTCTATCTGCAACCGCTTCTTCCTCAAGATAGATTATGCCAGGAAATTGGCGAAAGGCAGACCAAATTTCATCCGCTTCCCGAGGACCTAGTTCGCCCCGCCTAATCTTTTTCCTGATAATGCTACCTATTTCAGCCCAGGCAAAGGCCGGTAAAACAATCATTTGATTATCTTCAATAATCTTTTGAAATAACACTTTTGCCTTATTACTATCATCTTCTTCAATAAAAAGCTTCACGAATACCGAACTATCCAGGCAAATGTATTTACTCATAGCGACCAATACCTTCACGGATTTCCCTTATTATAGTTGTCGAATTCTCCTGTTTGCCTGTTCTCGAAGCTGTCCTCTCCTTTAACTGAAGTAACTTTTCTAAGCTTTTCATTCTGGCTTCTTTAAATTGATCAGCTTCATTAATATATTGCATTTTTTCATAACTTTCCGCATCGACTAGATAGGCTACCGGTTTTGATCTTTGCAATATTACCACTGGTTTTTTGGTACTGACTACTTCCTCAAGCACATTTTTTGCATTTTTTCTCATGTCGGTAATACTTATCATTTTCACAAAATCACATCCAAACGTACTTTTAAAAATATTATGTCGTAAATTTTTAAATAAATCAACTATTAATCTATTAAATATGTCCCTTTCATTCCGTTGAGCAAAATCAGGGCAGAAAATGGCTTACCGCATTTTCTGCCCTGATGGATTGCAAGTCCCTAACGGGTTATGCCGTTGTTCTTTCCCGGGGCCATTCCGCCGCTGGGTCTCTATCAAATTCAAGGCCGATCAAAGCAATGGAATCATCATAAATATCCGGGCTGCATTGTTCCTTGAACCGTAAAATCACCCCGAACATCGGTGATTTTTTATTCATTTCCTGCAATTGCTCCAAAATCTGCCCGGCCCGATTCCTTAAAAAACGGATGGCAAAGCTAACGCCGTCACAGAAAGTCAGATGGAGCAAATAAGCGTCTTCCTTTTGATGGTACTCCCAGCGGTAGTCAAACTTCCCTGTGTGGGCGGGAGCAATGCGGTTGTTGGGCTGGATGCATTGATAGGCCTTGGCAAAGTCCGGATGTTCTAAAATGATCCCAACGGTCTCCTTGGCCTTTCTGGGTTTAATCATGCCGATATTGCCCCCGATGGGTTCAATAATTTTGATCTTTTCTTCGGTGGTCATCCGAGGTTCCTCCTTACAGGCGTTTCTAACAGTATTTTGTCCACTGCCATTTATAATACCTATTTAAGCCTAAAAAAACAACCTTTGCCTCCTCCCCTTGTTGGAACGGTATTGTTTATTCCCGGAAATAATATTTCTTTTAATTATTGTTTTATTACCGAGAATACGGTAAAATTAACCATATATTAATTGCCGAGAATACGTATAATGTTATAAACTGTCGGCAATGTGGAATGAGCCATACCTTAATAGAAGGTGCTAATTATGATTGATAATAAAAAGTTATCCCCGGATAGTGCTGCAAGTCCACGTCCGGGCAATAAACCGTTTTATATAAAGCCAAATTGCCGGAAATGTGGTGCCGAACTGGTATTGCTAGATACTTTTTGGAACCCGGATAAACCACAAGAAGAAATTTGGCATGATGAATTTATTTGCCCAGTATGCGAAGATGGTATCTATATGGATTGGCCGGAGGAATCTGAAATGGAATTTAAAAATATAGAACTATTTGAAAGAATTGATAAAAAGAAAAAATTATTAGATGATAGCAGACCGCTCCCTCCCGAAGTAGTTGAAAATCTAAGAGAATATTTGCTGATAGACTGGACTTATAACAGCAACGCCATTGAGGGCAATACCTTAACCTTGTTGGAAACCAAGGTTGTACTAGAAGGAATTACAATTGGGGGTAAATCCTTACGTGAACACTTTGAGGTAATTAACCATAAGGAAGCAGTTCTCTATGTTGAGGAACTGATAGCAAATAAAGAGTCCTTAACAGAGCATGTTATTAAGCAACTCCATTACCTGATATTAAAGAATATTCGTGACCGAGATGCCGGAAAATACCGTGAAGTTAATGTATTTATTACCGGCAGTAAACACGTACCCCCGATGAACAGCTTGGTACCGCCGCGTATGAGAGAACTTATCGACTGGTTATATTCGGGAGAGGTCAAAGATCTTCATTCTATCGAAAAGGTTGCTAGATTTCATCATGATTTTGTATACATTCATCCTTTTATTGACGGTAATGGACGTACAGGAAGATTACTTATGAACTTGCTTTTGATGCAAGACGGCTATCCAGTTGCAGTAATAAAAACTGCAAAAAGGCACGAGTATTATAAAGCTTTAGAAAAAGCAAGTATTGATAATGATTACACAGACATTATCACTTTGATTGCCGAGGAAGTTGAAAATTCCTTAGACCTTTTTATTAAAGCATTAGGTATCGGCGAGGATAAGTTATGAGAAACGCTTATGTAATATGGCTTAAAAATGAGGGCAAAAGTGATAAGACTATAAATGAATACCCTGCAATGCTTCAAAAACTGATAAATTGGTTTGAAAATACCGAGGGTGACAGATTTGAGCCAAACAAGATAACAACTTTATCTATTCATGAGTTTATTTCTTTTTTGGACAAGGTTGAGAAATATGAGCCTGCATATATAAATAAAATACTGGCATCGCTTAAGACTTTTTATAAATATGCCGCTGAGACCGGCCTGGTTATTTATAACCCCACTATAAAAGTGAAAATGAAAAGAACGATGAAACAGTATGCCGCTCCTAAATGGCTAACTAAAAAGGAAGCCTCCAAATTTTTTCAGGCTATAGAGCAAGAAAAAAACATAAAAAGAAAAAGCCGAAACTTGGCAATATGCAGGCTTATGGCCGGAGCCGGTTTAAGAGTTCAGGAAGTATCCGATCTTAACACTATTGATGTCTGCATTGAAAAACGCAGGGAGAATGTTACTGTTCGTGGCGGCAAGGGCAGTAAATTTAGAATAATACCTTTGAATAGCGACACGGTTGAAAGCCTTAAAAATTGGTTTAAATACAGAGAAGATTCTAGTAACAATGAAGCCCTATTTATAAGTGAACGAAATACAAGGATGTCGGATAGGACGATAAGGCATATGGTTACTAAATATGCTAAGGATGCAGGACTTAAGGATGTTTCACCCCATACTCTAAGGCACACATTTTGTAAGAGCCTTGCAGATCAAGGATTCAGGCTGGAACGTATTGCCTATCTGGCAGGCCACGAAAGTCTTGAAACTACAAGAAGGTATACACGGCCCGGGGCAAGGTAAAAAACGGGTACTATTGGCCTTAGCGCATCGTTAAAATGTTGACCTTACCCTATAACTAAAAAGAAACCTCTGCGGAAACAAAGGTTTCTCTTCCCCCTCTATACTATTGTATGATGACCGCCTGGCTTTCCGGCTCCCATCCCGCATAGCGGCCAAAGGCCTCCGCCACATAACGGGCGGGCAGATAGACCCTGCCATCCCGGATCTGCGGGCCGACATCCATGGTAACCGGTGTGCCGCGAGTCTCCAACTGGTTGCTGCCCACTGTCAGCACTGCGGTTTGCTCCCCTTTGTTCAGCGTCACCCGCTGGGTCTCTTCATCCCACTGGATGTCGCTGATGCCCAGAGATTCGGCCAGGTATCTTACGGGTATAAAGGTTCTGCCCTGTTCACTGTAAGGGGCTGCGTCCATTTCAATGACCCTCTCCCCTACGGCATAGCTCCTTTGTCCCAGTTTAAAAGTGACCGGGCCGCCCTGGGGAACCGGCGCCTTGGGCGTCAAGCCGCTGATATCCACAATCTCCGGATAATAATCCAGGGAGGTTTTTACCACGATGGAGGAATTCCCGGGATCATTTTCATCCATATTATTGGATTTGTGAACCTGCTCCGGGGCCGGTACCCACCGGACAAAGGATTCGCCGGGTTTTTGCAGGGACACTGCCTCCCAGCGGTTGTTTTTGGTAAACCCTCCGGCTTCATAGGTCATCAAGCTGGTCACCCGGCGAAAAACCTGCTGCCTGCCTTCTACATTGGCACCCGGCATCTTCATGCGGATGATTTCAAAGCCGGGAATTTCAAATACGACCTCGTCGTCCTTTTCCACCCGCAGGGTCATGGTCACGGTACTGCCGTCGGGGAAAAGCATGTCGGGGCCCCTTTGATACCAGGGCATGATTCTGAAGTTATGCCATTTTTCATTGGAGCCATATTCCTCAAAGGCCCCGTGATAATTGGTCCCGGCAAATACAGACCAGCGGTTTGCGGGCAGATCGTAAAGGTCTTTATGCACCCCGATCTCCAAACTATTGCCGTTGGCTGTTTCAATTCCCAGATAGTTGTAGGCCGCCCCGGCCTCCTGAATCCCGCTGACATCCTGCCCCTGAGGCAGGACCAGGGTGGCGGTGACGGCGTTATAGCCAATTTGATTCTCATCCAGCTCGGTCTTTACCCGGTACCCGGGACTAAAAATGGTCTCTCCGGCAAAGCCATAAGGGCAAGAAAGCAAACCTAATCCCAGGATCAGTCCCGCAATCCCAAGAATTCTTAGCAACCGCTTCATCACCAACAACCTTTCCATAATTAACAAATCTTTCTATGGTAAGAAAATTCTATGGAGCAGGGCAAAACTCCTTTTTAACCCACTGCAAAAACGCTTAATCTTCCTTATCTTGACAGTCAGTCAAATTTTCTATATACTTGTCGTGACATATAAACCAACTCAGGGAGTGTATGGATGGATATTAGTAATTCCTTAGGCTTTATCCTCAACAAGACCAACAGCAAGTTAAAAAATGAACTGCTGCAGCATTTTAAGCAATATGACGTTACTCCCGAGCAGTGGGGCATTTTAAACCGGCTCTGGGATCAGGAAGGTCTCTCACCCAAGGAATTATCCGAGTTGAATTATAAGGATTTCCCCAACACCATCCGTATTCTGGAGAAACTTGAAAAAAAGGAACTGATTATTAAGAAAGAAAATCCTTTGGATAAAAGATCCTCCTTGATTTTTTTAACGGATAAAGGACGCAGCCTGGAACACATATTGCCCCCCCTGGCCACTCAGATTTTAAAAAGAGCTTTAAAAGGAATTGATAAGGAAAAAGAACAGGAACTGAAGTTTTTATTAAATAAGATCTACAGTAATTTAGAATAACAAATTTTTTTGCTTAATTAGCTGTCATGACAAGTTCTATTCAATAAAGGGAGGCTACAGACCATGAAAAAGTTAAGTTTAAAAGGGAAAAACACCCTCAAGGGCCTGCACCTCTTCTTCACCTGTATCTGGGTCGGCGGAGCCACTTCCCTGGTGCTGCTGAATTTCCTTTCCCACCCGGCTACCGGAGATGAAATTTACGCTACCAACGCAGCCATTAAACTCATTGATGACTTTGTTATCATTCCCGGCGCCCTAGGAAGCCTGTTTACGGGATTGCTGCTCTGTTGGCTGACCCACTGGGGATTTTTTAAGTTTAACTGGATCAATGTAAAGTGGGTGGTGACCATTCTTCAGATCCTGTTCGGCACCTTCGTGCTGGGTCCCTGGGTTAACGGCATGGAAGCCCTGTCCGAGGTAAAACGTTTTTTCGTGCTGCAGGACGCCACTTACCTCCACTACAAACAAATGAATCTTTACTTTGGCTTGCTTCAGACACTGGTCCTCATCCTGGTGGTATTTATATCCGTATTTAAACCCTGGGGCAAACGGGGAAAAGAAAGCGGCAAAAAAGCAGCCGTTGCAAATGAACAGCCCCTTATTTACAAGAAATAAAAAAGAATAGAACACGGATTATACGGATTTACGCGGATTTTAAAATATAAATCATTAATCCGTGCAATCCGAAAAATCCGTGTTCTATTCTAATTGACCGGTTGTTGTGTTATCTTCCTATTCTATAACCGCTATTAAAAATTAGTTTTGCCATACTTCCTTTTTATTTAAGCTCGTCCTCGTTTTAAAACAATAATCTTCCCGGGTCCCTGGTGCGCCTCCAGGGAATGTTCCAATATATGTCCCACCACAATATCGCCGGTTCCCTTTAACAGCAGTTCCGCCCGTTCTACGGTAACGCCGGCCACCAGGCTGCCGGACCCGGAAACCTCGGCCTGCATTTCCTTAAAGCTGCCGGTCGTCACCGCCACGTCGCCGGTTCCGGCAACATTCACCTTTAAAGTCTGCCGGACCTGTTCGACATAAACCCTGCCGCTGCCCTGCATGTGAATCTCCGCAGCCCCCGCCTCCTGACAGTCCAGCCGCATGCTCCCCCGGATAACGGCCTGCAGGCGATCCAGCGGCACGCCAATAATCCCCCGGCCCCGGCCTGTGCTATCCAGGGTAAGGGATACCGGCCGAGGAACCTTAATCAACAATCTTCCCTCAATGGGTTCATGGCCCGGGCTACCCCAATGCCCACTGCTGCTCTCACAGGTTAAAGGCAGATGGATGCTGAGGCAGCCTTGTCCTTCCACCGTCACCCGGATAGCCCCATGAAACCCTTCCGTACCCATAACCTCCAGCAGGGCATAGGGTTGGGAATGGAGTTGTATTTCAAAGAAAAGGTGATTGCCGGAAAAAATCATCTCCCGGCAGTCCTCGATCTTATATTCCCTGTTTTTCATTTCACCGCCTAATTCTTTATAAAAAACAGGCCGGAATTTGATTTCCCCCGGTCCGCAGTTTTTTACGCTTTTTAACTTTAAATCGGCAGTACTGCCGTCCTCAAACCAGGCCCTGCTGCCGGCCACAATGCTGACTTCCTTTTGACTTAAAACCATTAAGTCCTGGTATTGATGAACCTGCCTCAATGTTCTTCCCTCCATCATCCATCCGTAAGCCGGATGCCGCCGCGCTTTAAAAGAAGTGATTTGTCACTAAAAACTGTCTGTGCGTAATTGAATTTCTATGGGTTAATCGCGCTGAAGTAATTCAGCAAATACCTAAATTATATTATAAAACCTTAGATTTTTATGGGCATTTTAGGGTAAAAAAGAGGCATCTTAAGAAGGTAATAAAGGAAATATGTAGAAATAGTTGAAAAATTATTATTTAAAATTGGGGTGGTGAACGTGTTTATGGATAAAGTGCCGTTAATGGTCCTCATTTTTTATTCCATACCGGAAAGTTTGCTGATATTTACTTTCGGATACGTCATTTTGGGGTACCCAATAAAAACGCGTCCAATTATCTTAGCCACCCTGATTTCTGTGCCCGCTAGTTATTTTGCAAGGCTTTTGCCCTTCCCATTTGGTGTTCACTCTGTAATAGGTTT is drawn from Desulforamulus ruminis DSM 2154 and contains these coding sequences:
- a CDS encoding type II toxin-antitoxin system Phd/YefM family antitoxin; amino-acid sequence: MISITDMRKNAKNVLEEVVSTKKPVVILQRSKPVAYLVDAESYEKMQYINEADQFKEARMKSLEKLLQLKERTASRTGKQENSTTIIREIREGIGRYE
- a CDS encoding GIN domain-containing protein, whose translation is MRQVHQYQDLMVLSQKEVSIVAGSRAWFEDGSTADLKLKSVKNCGPGEIKFRPVFYKELGGEMKNREYKIEDCREMIFSGNHLFFEIQLHSQPYALLEVMGTEGFHGAIRVTVEGQGCLSIHLPLTCESSSGHWGSPGHEPIEGRLLIKVPRPVSLTLDSTGRGRGIIGVPLDRLQAVIRGSMRLDCQEAGAAEIHMQGSGRVYVEQVRQTLKVNVAGTGDVAVTTGSFKEMQAEVSGSGSLVAGVTVERAELLLKGTGDIVVGHILEHSLEAHQGPGKIIVLKRGRA
- a CDS encoding type II toxin-antitoxin system VapC family toxin, whose product is MSKYICLDSSVFVKLFIEEDDSNKAKVLFQKIIEDNQMIVLPAFAWAEIGSIIRKKIRRGELGPREADEIWSAFRQFPGIIYLEEEAVADRAWKISRYFNLPTLYDAAFLAVSEEIKWRTGETCELWTTDERLVQNLKGKKEYVNSLKDIG
- a CDS encoding DUF2269 family protein; this translates as MKKLSLKGKNTLKGLHLFFTCIWVGGATSLVLLNFLSHPATGDEIYATNAAIKLIDDFVIIPGALGSLFTGLLLCWLTHWGFFKFNWINVKWVVTILQILFGTFVLGPWVNGMEALSEVKRFFVLQDATYLHYKQMNLYFGLLQTLVLILVVFISVFKPWGKRGKESGKKAAVANEQPLIYKK
- a CDS encoding copper amine oxidase N-terminal domain-containing protein, with protein sequence MERLLVMKRLLRILGIAGLILGLGLLSCPYGFAGETIFSPGYRVKTELDENQIGYNAVTATLVLPQGQDVSGIQEAGAAYNYLGIETANGNSLEIGVHKDLYDLPANRWSVFAGTNYHGAFEEYGSNEKWHNFRIMPWYQRGPDMLFPDGSTVTMTLRVEKDDEVVFEIPGFEIIRMKMPGANVEGRQQVFRRVTSLMTYEAGGFTKNNRWEAVSLQKPGESFVRWVPAPEQVHKSNNMDENDPGNSSIVVKTSLDYYPEIVDISGLTPKAPVPQGGPVTFKLGQRSYAVGERVIEMDAAPYSEQGRTFIPVRYLAESLGISDIQWDEETQRVTLNKGEQTAVLTVGSNQLETRGTPVTMDVGPQIRDGRVYLPARYVAEAFGRYAGWEPESQAVIIQ
- a CDS encoding GNAT family N-acetyltransferase — encoded protein: MSRKKRLKMKKVGIEHLEQYNQLLRYVFQVTDNDLHKIGWEERDIILAKSPVLEQADVLGWFDGEKLVSQVAVYPFQVRIFNKTYDMGGLTGVGTFPEYSNQGLMHKLLQQALTNMREKKQSISYLYPYSIPYYRRKGWEIISDKITFEVNDFQLPKIKTVPGEVERVDIENHNLKLAYERFAHQTHGAMLRNDLAWDEYWRWDLDDLTAAIYYNEGGQPDGYVLYWISNEVFHIKDMIFINEEARSGLWNFISAHFSMITKVVGNIHTDEPLAFLLEDADIKETISPYYMARIVDVEQFISQYPFKPDNRERRWTFTLDDPLLPWNQGTFAICIHPDGKGKIARVEGSSKSQIDIQTMTTMLLGYKRPDYLLKIGRLSCSAETVDMLEDAIEQQTPYFSDYF
- a CDS encoding superoxide dismutase, whose translation is MKHELPALPYDYNALEPHYDEQTVRLHHDAHHKAYVDGLNNAEAKLAEAREKGDFALVKHWERELAFHGSGHILHTLFWDNMKPAGGGPATGLVAEKIDQYFGSFETFKKQFSAAAVAVEGSGWTLLCYNPVFKKLEILTAEKHQNLTQWGVTPLLALDLWEHAYYLKYQNKRPAFVEAWWNLINWDDVNQRLAACLGK
- a CDS encoding MarR family winged helix-turn-helix transcriptional regulator; the encoded protein is MDISNSLGFILNKTNSKLKNELLQHFKQYDVTPEQWGILNRLWDQEGLSPKELSELNYKDFPNTIRILEKLEKKELIIKKENPLDKRSSLIFLTDKGRSLEHILPPLATQILKRALKGIDKEKEQELKFLLNKIYSNLE
- a CDS encoding Fic family protein, yielding MIDNKKLSPDSAASPRPGNKPFYIKPNCRKCGAELVLLDTFWNPDKPQEEIWHDEFICPVCEDGIYMDWPEESEMEFKNIELFERIDKKKKLLDDSRPLPPEVVENLREYLLIDWTYNSNAIEGNTLTLLETKVVLEGITIGGKSLREHFEVINHKEAVLYVEELIANKESLTEHVIKQLHYLILKNIRDRDAGKYREVNVFITGSKHVPPMNSLVPPRMRELIDWLYSGEVKDLHSIEKVARFHHDFVYIHPFIDGNGRTGRLLMNLLLMQDGYPVAVIKTAKRHEYYKALEKASIDNDYTDIITLIAEEVENSLDLFIKALGIGEDKL
- a CDS encoding tyrosine-type recombinase/integrase, coding for MRNAYVIWLKNEGKSDKTINEYPAMLQKLINWFENTEGDRFEPNKITTLSIHEFISFLDKVEKYEPAYINKILASLKTFYKYAAETGLVIYNPTIKVKMKRTMKQYAAPKWLTKKEASKFFQAIEQEKNIKRKSRNLAICRLMAGAGLRVQEVSDLNTIDVCIEKRRENVTVRGGKGSKFRIIPLNSDTVESLKNWFKYREDSSNNEALFISERNTRMSDRTIRHMVTKYAKDAGLKDVSPHTLRHTFCKSLADQGFRLERIAYLAGHESLETTRRYTRPGAR